One genomic segment of Myripristis murdjan chromosome 20, fMyrMur1.1, whole genome shotgun sequence includes these proteins:
- the LOC115378575 gene encoding arylamine N-acetyltransferase 2-like codes for MTCVEMDVENYLRRIGYVAPAMPTLDVLRSVHVSHLMSVPFENLTLHSGGQVRLDLPLLYDKIVNQRRGGFCFENNSLFSWLLSRLGFQVTLLSGQVRNSITGRYGPPFDHLISMVTLEGRRWLCDVGYGSSGFTFPISLEVSGTQRQGHREYRVRNDQGMCFLEWQGEEDTGAGGDWTELYKFTLEPRRLEDFVEMCQYHQTSPSSIFFCKSLCSILKPEGRLNYIGRKLNTITFPSEVTGAVVKTTEELEDEQIPAVLAEHFGVVLNSPLKPKDEAITPPPPIY; via the coding sequence ATGACTTGTGTGGAGATGGACGTGGAGAACTATTTGAGGCGCATTGGGTATGTGGCACCAGCTATGCCAACTTTGGACGTGCTACGGTCGGTGCACGTGAGTCACCTGATGTCGGTGCCGTTTGAAAACCTCACCTTGCACAGTGGCGGACAGGTGAGGCTGGACCTCCCGCTTCTCTACGACAAGATAGTAAATCAGCGCCGAGGTGGCTTCTGCTTTGAGAACAACAGTCTCTTCTCCTGGCTGCTGTCCCGACTAGGCTTCCAGGTCACCCTGCTCTCAGGCCAGGTGAGGAATTCAATCACCGGCCGCTACGGGCCACCTTTCGACCATTTGATCTCAATGGTGACGCTTGAAGGCCGGCGCTGGCTGTGCGACGTCGGCTATGGCTCGTCAGGGTTCACTTTCCCAATTTCACTGGAGGTCAGCGGGACCCAGCGGCAGGGGCACCGAGAGTACCGCGTCAGAAACGACCAGGGCATGTGTTTCCTGGAGTGGCAAGGGGAGGAAGACACAGGTGCAGGTGGAGATTGGACAGAGCTCTACAAGTTCACGCTTGAACCGCGCCGTCTGGAGGACTTTGTCGAGATGTGCCAGTACCATCAGACCTCTCCCAGCTCCATCTTCTTCTGCAAGTCCCTCTGCTCCATCCTGAAGCCAGAGGGAAGGCTCAACTACATCGGCCGCAAACTGAACACCATCACATTTCCCTCAGAGGTGACAGGGGCTGTGGTAAAAACCACCGAGGAACTAGAGGATGAGCAGATTCCTGCTGTCTTGGCAGAACATTTTGGAGTTGTGCTGAACTCTCCACTTAAACCAAAGGATGAAGCAATCACTCCACCCCCGCCCATATATTga
- the zdhhc20b gene encoding palmitoyltransferase ZDHHC20-B isoform X1, with product MAPTHVLRCCQRGLAWIPVIFIALVVCWSYYAYVVELCILTIPSIGEQIVYLVFFHLSFIMFVWSYWMTIFTRPANPSKEFCLPKAEKERYEKEERPESQQEILWRAASSLPLYTRTGAGAIRYCDRCQVIKPDRCHHCSACDMCVLKMDHHCPWVNNCVGFSNYKFFILFLAYSLMYCLFIAATVLQYFIKFWTLCRRKSAENCPKNELPDTHAKFHVLFLFFVAAMFCISILSLFSYHLWLVGKNRSTIEAFRAPVFRTGSDKNGFSLGFNKNIAQVFGDQKKYWLLPIFTSQGDGLTFPTRLVNADPEQATVTLHPEPNKSAASIQASPLSESQNRLLSNDQHVNNTGVHLANNTLKSAGSETITISMESES from the exons ATGGCGCCCACACACGTACTGAGATGCTGTCAACGGGGCTTAGCATGGATACCTGTGATTTTTATCGCCCTGGTCGTCTGCTGGTCGTACTATGCTTATGTGGTGGAGCTCTGCATAC TCACCATCCCCAGTATAGGAGAGCAGA TTGTATACCTGGTCttcttccatctctctttcaTCATGTTTGTATGGTCCTACTGGATGACCATCTTCACCAGGCCTGCCAACCCCTCTAAAGAG TTCTGCCTGCCCAAGGCTGAGAAGGAGCGCtatgagaaggaggagaggccAGAGTCACAGCAGGAGATCCTGTGGAGAGCTGCCTCCAGCTTACCACTGTATACTCGCACAGGGGCTGGAG CAATTCGTTACTGTGACCGCTGTCAAGTAATCAAGCCAGACCGGTGTCACCACTGCTCGGCGTGTGACAT GTGTGTGCTGAAGATGGACCACCATTGTCCGTG gGTGAACAACTGTGTAGGCTTTTCCAACTACAAgttcttcatcctcttcctggCCTACTCGCTGATGTACTGTTTATTCATTGCAGCCACCGTGTTGCAGTATTTCATAAAGTTCTGGACA CTTTGCCGGAGGAAATCGGCAGAGAACTGCCCAAAG AATGAACTGCCAGACACTCACGCCAAATTCCAtgtcctgtttctcttttttgtggCGGCCATGTTCTGCATCAGTATACTGTCCCTCTTCAGCTATCACCTATGGCTTGTAGGGAAGAACAGGTCCACTatag AGGCATTCAGAGCGCCGGTCTTCAGGACAGGCTCTGATAAGAATGGCTTCTCTCTGGGTTTCAACAAGAATATTGCTCAGGTCTTTGGAGACCAGAAAAAGTACTGGCTGCTGCCCATATTCACCAG CCAGGGAGACGGGCTGACGTTCCCCACACGGCTTGTCAATGCCGATCCGGAGCAGGCCACGGTTACCCTGCATCCAGAGCCCAATAAAAG tgctgcCAGCATTCAGGCGAGCCCACTCAGCGAGTCACAAAACCGCCTCCTCAGCAACGACCAACATGTCAACAACACAGGAGTTCATCTGGCTAACAACACCTTGAAATCAG CTGGAAGTGAAACCATTACAATCTCCATGGAGAGCGAGTCCtaa
- the zdhhc20b gene encoding palmitoyltransferase ZDHHC20-B isoform X2 yields MAPTHVLRCCQRGLAWIPVIFIALVVCWSYYAYVVELCILTIPSIGEQIVYLVFFHLSFIMFVWSYWMTIFTRPANPSKEFCLPKAEKERYEKEERPESQQEILWRAASSLPLYTRTGAGAIRYCDRCQVIKPDRCHHCSACDMCVLKMDHHCPWVNNCVGFSNYKFFILFLAYSLMYCLFIAATVLQYFIKFWTNELPDTHAKFHVLFLFFVAAMFCISILSLFSYHLWLVGKNRSTIEAFRAPVFRTGSDKNGFSLGFNKNIAQVFGDQKKYWLLPIFTSQGDGLTFPTRLVNADPEQATVTLHPEPNKSAASIQASPLSESQNRLLSNDQHVNNTGVHLANNTLKSAGSETITISMESES; encoded by the exons ATGGCGCCCACACACGTACTGAGATGCTGTCAACGGGGCTTAGCATGGATACCTGTGATTTTTATCGCCCTGGTCGTCTGCTGGTCGTACTATGCTTATGTGGTGGAGCTCTGCATAC TCACCATCCCCAGTATAGGAGAGCAGA TTGTATACCTGGTCttcttccatctctctttcaTCATGTTTGTATGGTCCTACTGGATGACCATCTTCACCAGGCCTGCCAACCCCTCTAAAGAG TTCTGCCTGCCCAAGGCTGAGAAGGAGCGCtatgagaaggaggagaggccAGAGTCACAGCAGGAGATCCTGTGGAGAGCTGCCTCCAGCTTACCACTGTATACTCGCACAGGGGCTGGAG CAATTCGTTACTGTGACCGCTGTCAAGTAATCAAGCCAGACCGGTGTCACCACTGCTCGGCGTGTGACAT GTGTGTGCTGAAGATGGACCACCATTGTCCGTG gGTGAACAACTGTGTAGGCTTTTCCAACTACAAgttcttcatcctcttcctggCCTACTCGCTGATGTACTGTTTATTCATTGCAGCCACCGTGTTGCAGTATTTCATAAAGTTCTGGACA AATGAACTGCCAGACACTCACGCCAAATTCCAtgtcctgtttctcttttttgtggCGGCCATGTTCTGCATCAGTATACTGTCCCTCTTCAGCTATCACCTATGGCTTGTAGGGAAGAACAGGTCCACTatag AGGCATTCAGAGCGCCGGTCTTCAGGACAGGCTCTGATAAGAATGGCTTCTCTCTGGGTTTCAACAAGAATATTGCTCAGGTCTTTGGAGACCAGAAAAAGTACTGGCTGCTGCCCATATTCACCAG CCAGGGAGACGGGCTGACGTTCCCCACACGGCTTGTCAATGCCGATCCGGAGCAGGCCACGGTTACCCTGCATCCAGAGCCCAATAAAAG tgctgcCAGCATTCAGGCGAGCCCACTCAGCGAGTCACAAAACCGCCTCCTCAGCAACGACCAACATGTCAACAACACAGGAGTTCATCTGGCTAACAACACCTTGAAATCAG CTGGAAGTGAAACCATTACAATCTCCATGGAGAGCGAGTCCtaa
- the slc51a gene encoding organic solute transporter subunit alpha encodes MDNITIDPSCRSKPPLAIDIILQLDLFGIILYSVLTFMAAVSMLIYIEECIYIYRKVPSNKKSVIIWVNGAAPVIGTMSCLGMWIPRATMFTDMTSACYFAIVVFKFLIMMLEEVGGDEVFLQRARKYKLRISTGPCCCCCPCLPHVAITRRSLFLLKLGSFQFALLKIIFTVLSIVLWTNGNFDLADLEITGAAIWINPFVGVLTIIALWPVAIMFMHLRTTLRTLKIIPKYAMYQLVLVLSQLQSAIINILAMNGTIACVPPYSSQARGYMMSQQLLILEMFIITLVTRLLYRREYDPLPEEDADDMENAKMVAVPVEA; translated from the exons ATGGACAACATAACTATTGACCCGAGCTGCCGGAGCAAACCACCTCTTGCTATCGACATCATCCTCC AGTTGGACCTGTTTGGGATCATCCTGTACTCTGTGCTCACCTTCATGGCAGCGGTTTCCATGCTTATCTACATAGAGGAGTGTATCTACATCTATAGGAAAGTGCCCTCCAACAAGAAGAGCGTCATCATCTGGGTTAATGGGGCAGCACCG GTGATTGGCACGATGTCATGTCTGGGAATGTGGATCCCCAGAGCCACCATGTTTACTGATATGACCTCTGCCTG CTACTTTGCCATTGTGGTGTTCAAGTTCCTCATCATGATGCTGGAGGAGGTGGGTGGGGATGAAGTGTTTCTGCAGCGAGCGAGGAAATACAAACTGAGGATCAGCACGGGgccgtgctgctgctgctgcccctgcCTGCCGCACGTGGCCATCACACg GCGCTCCCTCTTCCTGCTGAAGCTGGGCTCCTTCCAGTTTGCCCTGCTGAAGATTATCTTTACCGTCCTCTCCATTGTCCTCTGGACCAACGGAAACTTTGACCTGGCTGAC ttggAAATTACTGGTGCTGCTATATGGATTAACCCGTTCGTGGGCGTCTTGACAATCATCGCCCTGTGGCCGGTGGCCATCATGTTCATGCACCTGAGGACCACCCTGCGCACCCTCAAGATCATCCCCAAGTATGCCATGTATCAG ctggtgCTGGTCTTGAGTCAGCTGCAGTCTGCAATCATCAACATTCTGGCTATGAATGGAACGATCGCCTGCGTCCCACCCTATTCCTCCCAGGCGAGAGGATACA TGATGAGTCAGCAGCTCTTGATCCTGGAGATGTTCATCATCACGCTGGTGACACGGCTGCTGTATCGCCGAGAATACGACCCTTTACCTGAAGAGGACGCCGATGACATGGAGAACGCCAAGATGGTCGCAGTGCCAGTGGAAgcatga
- the pdk3a gene encoding pyruvate dehydrogenase (acetyl-transferring) kinase isozyme 3, mitochondrial isoform X2 — MRILASLLKNTNPKIEYYSRFSPSPLSIKQFLDFGRDNACEKTSYMFLRKELPVRLANTMREVNLLPDNLLSQPSVRLVQKWYMQSFVELLGYENRKPEDPHALNDFLELLIEIRNRHNDVVPTMAQGVIEYKEKFGFDPFISSNIQYFLDRFYTNRISFRMLINQHTLLFGNDTNPAHPKHIGSIDPTCNVSEVVSDAYDTAKMLCEKYYLAAPALKIEEFNMKAPKKPIQVVYVPSHLFHMLFELFKNSMRATVELHENSKEGLPPVKAKVTLGKEDLSIKISDRGGGVPLRKIDRLFNYMYSTAPTPSLEPGAVPLAGFGYGLPISRLYARYFQGDLKLYSMEGVGTDAVIYLKALSSESFERLPVFNKSAWRHYKTSPEADDWSNPSKEPRDASKSKYKANR, encoded by the exons ATGAGGATCCTCGCTTctctgctgaaaaacaccaacCCCAAAATCGAGTACTACTCCCGGTTCTCGCCGTCCCCGCTCTCCATCAAGCAGTTCTTAGATTTTG GGCGGGACAATGCGTGCGAGAAGACGTCGTACATGTTCCTGCGCAAGGAGCTGCCGGTGCGGCTGGCCAACACCATGCGAGAGGTCAACCTGCTACCTGATAACCTGCTGAGCCAGCCCTCCGTCAGGCTGGTCCAGAAATG GTACATGCAGAGCTTTGTGGAGCTGCTCGGTTATGAGAACAGAAAGCCGGAGGACCCTCACGCTCTGAACGA TTTCCTGGAGCTGTTGATAGAGATTCGTAACCGCCACAACGACGTCGTCCCCACCATGGCTCAGGGAGTCATCGAGTACAAGGAGAAGTTCGGCTTTGACCCCTTCATCAGCAGCAACATCCAGTACTTCTTAGACCGCTTCTACACCAACCGCATCTCCTTCCGCATGCTCATCAACCAGCACA CTCTCTTGTTCGGCAACGACACCAACCCGGCTCATCCAAAACACATCGGCAGCATCGATCCCACCTGCAACGTGTCTGAGGTCGTCAGTG ATGCCTATGACACAGCCAAGATGCTGTGTGAGAAGTACTACTTGGCTGCCCCCGCCTTGAAGATCGAGGAGTTCAACA TGAAGGCTCCGAAGAAGCCCATCCAGGTGGTGTATGTGCCCTCTCACCTGTTCCACATGCTGTTTGAGCTCTTCAAG aactCTATGAGGGCTACAGTGGAGCTTCATGAGAATAGCAAAGAGGGTTTACCACCAGTGAAGGCAAAAGTTACCCTGGGTAAAGAGGACCTCTCCAtaaag atcagtgacagaggaggaggagtcccGCTGAGGAAGATAGATCGTCTCTTTAATTACATGTACTCCACTGCCCCTACACCAAGCCTGGAGCCAGGAGCTGTCCCactg gctGGCTTTGGTTATGGTCTGCCCATTTCCAGACTCTACGCTCGATATTTCCAGGGGGATCTGAAGCTTTATTCCATGGAGGGAGTCGGCACTGATGCTGTCATTTATCTCAAG GCCCTGTCCAGCGAGTCGTTCGAAAGGCTGCCTGTGTTCAACAAGTCAGCATGGCGGCATTACAAGACCAGCCCCGAGGCAGACGACTGGAGCAACCCCAGCAAAGAGCCACGTGACGCCAGCAAGTCCAAATACAAGGCCAACAGATAA
- the pdk3a gene encoding pyruvate dehydrogenase (acetyl-transferring) kinase isozyme 3, mitochondrial isoform X1 translates to MRILASLLKNTNPKIEYYSRFSPSPLSIKQFLDFGRDNACEKTSYMFLRKELPVRLANTMREVNLLPDNLLSQPSVRLVQKWYMQSFVELLGYENRKPEDPHALNDFLELLIEIRNRHNDVVPTMAQGVIEYKEKFGFDPFISSNIQYFLDRFYTNRISFRMLINQHTLLFGNDTNPAHPKHIGSIDPTCNVSEVVSDAYDTAKMLCEKYYLAAPALKIEEFNTSLSPRVPVKAPKKPIQVVYVPSHLFHMLFELFKNSMRATVELHENSKEGLPPVKAKVTLGKEDLSIKISDRGGGVPLRKIDRLFNYMYSTAPTPSLEPGAVPLAGFGYGLPISRLYARYFQGDLKLYSMEGVGTDAVIYLKALSSESFERLPVFNKSAWRHYKTSPEADDWSNPSKEPRDASRDTGFEFR, encoded by the exons ATGAGGATCCTCGCTTctctgctgaaaaacaccaacCCCAAAATCGAGTACTACTCCCGGTTCTCGCCGTCCCCGCTCTCCATCAAGCAGTTCTTAGATTTTG GGCGGGACAATGCGTGCGAGAAGACGTCGTACATGTTCCTGCGCAAGGAGCTGCCGGTGCGGCTGGCCAACACCATGCGAGAGGTCAACCTGCTACCTGATAACCTGCTGAGCCAGCCCTCCGTCAGGCTGGTCCAGAAATG GTACATGCAGAGCTTTGTGGAGCTGCTCGGTTATGAGAACAGAAAGCCGGAGGACCCTCACGCTCTGAACGA TTTCCTGGAGCTGTTGATAGAGATTCGTAACCGCCACAACGACGTCGTCCCCACCATGGCTCAGGGAGTCATCGAGTACAAGGAGAAGTTCGGCTTTGACCCCTTCATCAGCAGCAACATCCAGTACTTCTTAGACCGCTTCTACACCAACCGCATCTCCTTCCGCATGCTCATCAACCAGCACA CTCTCTTGTTCGGCAACGACACCAACCCGGCTCATCCAAAACACATCGGCAGCATCGATCCCACCTGCAACGTGTCTGAGGTCGTCAGTG ATGCCTATGACACAGCCAAGATGCTGTGTGAGAAGTACTACTTGGCTGCCCCCGCCTTGAAGATCGAGGAGTTCAACA CCTCCCTGTCTCCTCGTGTTCCAGTGAAGGCTCCGAAGAAGCCCATCCAGGTGGTGTATGTGCCCTCTCACCTGTTCCACATGCTGTTTGAGCTCTTCAAG aactCTATGAGGGCTACAGTGGAGCTTCATGAGAATAGCAAAGAGGGTTTACCACCAGTGAAGGCAAAAGTTACCCTGGGTAAAGAGGACCTCTCCAtaaag atcagtgacagaggaggaggagtcccGCTGAGGAAGATAGATCGTCTCTTTAATTACATGTACTCCACTGCCCCTACACCAAGCCTGGAGCCAGGAGCTGTCCCactg gctGGCTTTGGTTATGGTCTGCCCATTTCCAGACTCTACGCTCGATATTTCCAGGGGGATCTGAAGCTTTATTCCATGGAGGGAGTCGGCACTGATGCTGTCATTTATCTCAAG GCCCTGTCCAGCGAGTCGTTCGAAAGGCTGCCTGTGTTCAACAAGTCAGCATGGCGGCATTACAAGACCAGCCCCGAGGCAGACGACTGGAGCAACCCCAGCAAAGAGCCACGTGACGCCA GCAGGGACACAGGGTTTGAGTTTCGATGA